The Bacteroidales bacterium genome has a window encoding:
- a CDS encoding transposase — protein MKDRIECIASHIVFTLKYSRYDYQRIKRINPKGYVATTLPYFDDKEEDAIIEELCNVAGELKLELIAFNFCGDHVHCIVCSERESLSKMMLLWKGKTSYNYNRRINLSSKGSSARIKSTYPQGLWAKSFYQKVLRNETELCNAINYVVTNRKKHGLKPLSQKSSQLIRNATRHNEKI, from the coding sequence ATGAAGGACAGAATCGAATGTATTGCTTCACATATCGTATTCACTTTAAAGTATTCACGGTACGATTATCAAAGGATAAAAAGAATTAATCCAAAAGGGTACGTAGCAACAACTTTGCCTTATTTTGATGACAAAGAAGAAGATGCTATTATTGAAGAGCTGTGTAATGTAGCTGGTGAATTAAAGCTGGAATTGATTGCTTTCAACTTTTGTGGCGATCATGTTCATTGCATAGTATGTAGTGAAAGAGAATCTCTTTCGAAAATGATGCTACTCTGGAAAGGAAAAACATCTTATAATTATAATCGGCGCATTAATCTTTCATCAAAAGGTTCTTCTGCCAGAATCAAATCCACTTATCCTCAGGGTCTTTGGGCAAAAAGTTTTTATCAAAAAGTTCTTAGAAATGAAACCGAATTATGCAATGCCATCAACTACGTCGTTACAAATAGAAAGAAACACGGGTTAAAGCCATTATCCCAAAAATCTTCGCAATTAATTCGAAATGCCACCAGGCATAATGAAA